DNA sequence from the Coffea arabica cultivar ET-39 chromosome 11c, Coffea Arabica ET-39 HiFi, whole genome shotgun sequence genome:
attataaaaaaagtttcaacttttaaagatgtattggcttatgatcgcatgttttattactatttttcatgcattttaaatggattaaatataaatattgttgaaaaaatttttggtttatatactttttaagaactattgtttgttcatgtttagttttaatattatagtcttgtaaatgttaacttagttttacaacttaatagttatagtaattatattaagaaaattaaggagtaataagtgagcttgggctaagCCCGATTAAGGCTCACAACCCGAATATTATGTGAGCTGAGTATGAGCATCACATTTACGAATCCGAAGCTCATAGCCCGAAGCccgaaaatgtttcaaattaaatgagctGAGCTTGAACTCATCAAAGCCCGGCTCATTAGGCCCGATTGACAGGCCTACTTCAAACTCCAcctgtaataaaaaaaaaatttaagggtAATGTCATAACATCCTCTTGGTTTAGTCAGATCTGCATACCTATTAGTCCCAATACACAAGCTTTCTTAGGTTCCCCTTCCCTGTAAATTAGGATAGAATAGGTTATACAATTGTTATTGttaccggaaaaaaaaaaaaaaaaactaaacaggAGTAATACTACAGAACTACCACTAACTACTAATTCTTGTCTTTAGTATTTTTGtttactattttactttttattcgGAGACTACAGGTATAATCAGTGCCTTTTCAGCGGATTATTTATGACATTTTTCAAAGAATTTGATTAGTGAAACCTTATCTTGTGGAGTAGTTAGAAAGACCTATATTATTAAAAAGTATAACAGTATTAGTGGTACTTAAGATGCTCTGTTTCATGTTATTTTGGTCATCTTTGTACAGCGGAAAATGAATAAACATTTGTGGTAGTTTCAAGTTGACTCTGGATTAttgctttaattttttctttagaACATCTTATGCATCATTAAACAGCATCTTTCTAAAAGGCCAAGTCCAAGAGAGTCGTAATAATAAATCTTCTTTCTTGTTCTGGGTGCAAATACAGAAACTATTGGTCATCTCCATTGATTTGCTTCTCTGTCCTGTGCTTGGGAGAATTTGGCAAAAAACTTCAACATTTGTTATCATCTTTGGTGTATTTGTTCAGTAATCTAAGGCTAGaggtgccaaaaaaaaaaacaaatcggGTTCCAAGTCAAAACTCAATTAGGTTCGACTTCTTGTCAGCTTACACGAATAGATCTAGCGTTGCTCCAAAAATATGTCCAATCAAGCCATAATTGGGTGTAACATCTAGAAAGATTTCCCCCCCTCACAACTCTTATTGTGCTACTAAACTATAAATCAGATCATGTGAAAATCAATGAGACACATGATACCTTGGCATATTTTACAGAGTTAGTGACCTACCCGACCTCAATATTTGATCAACAGTGTCTAAACTTTGTGATTGGAATTTGGAACCTTGTATACATATTACCGAGGACGAATCACTACTTGAACTCCATGCTGGGGTCGAAGGGATAAGATTTGTACTGGTGAGTGAACATAGTTTGGGGAGAGTGTAAAGGTGTAGCGTTGCAAAATCATTGACAGTGAGATCTTGGCTTCAAGAGTTGCAAAATTTGCTCCAACACAAGCTCGAGGTCCCAGACTAAACGGCAGAAATGCTGCTGGATTGTTCTTGGTTGCTGCAGCAACCCCACTCGAGAATCTTTCTGGATTGAAAATATGTGCATCTTTGCCCCATAGTTTGGGGTCATGATGAATTGCTAGGATTGGAACATGTACATTTGTATTTGTAGGCAGAATGAGCTTCCCTAATTTTGCTCCCTTCTTAGCTTTTCTTTGTATGTAAACTGAGGGAGGATATAGTCTTAAAGACTCGTTAATGATCATGCTCATCTGTACCACAAGTGGAAAGCAAAAATTAGAGAAGGATGGAGGATATTCCATTTGGAATTGCATCCAATGTAGAAATTCAAGGCTTAAACAAGTAGAAATGGCTGAAACTGTTTAGCTTTAGGGTGCAAACTGTAGTTAGTCCAATAACCTGTTTAGCAATTTGTAATtctgacccaaaaaaaaagaaagtactaTTTGATTACTGTATCTTGTTCATGTAGTAGTAGTAATTTGCTTACCGTTTTCATTCTTGAAATCCCTTCTGGATTAGGAGGTTGCTGACCAAACAATTCGAATACCTCCTCCCGGGCTTTTTCTTGCCAATCGGTGTGAATTGCTAAAAGAAGAATGGTCCATGAAAGCAATACAGATGTTGTGGTTTGTCCAGCGCTGTAAAAGGTCTTGCATTGATCAATTATTTCTTGCACTGTAATTCTACTGTTCCCATCGGAAGCATAATGAGCTTTTAAGTGTAATCCCAGAAAATCTTCTCCAAAGCTGATCTCTGTCTGTCTTTTCTTCACCATCTCTAAAACAGAATCTCGAACCCTTTTCTCGAGTTTATCTGCTTCCATATCATATCTATCTTTGAAGACGCTACTGCCAGAAGAAGAATCGAAGGTCGAAAAATTCAGTTAGACTATGGGCCTTAGTCAATAACCTATAGTTGCATTTGCAGTAGTGGTTAGGACAATTCGCCCCATCATACAATCAAGTCTATTAAGTTACTGATACCAAAACGGGACATTGTTCGTACATTAGAGTTAGAAAGTCACCTGATGATTGGAAGCTTAGTTTTGTGGGAATTTTTGCAAGATAAGACCACCAACTTCCTCAACATCTGAAAGATATCTTGGCCTTCTAAATAGCTACTCCCAAAAGCAGTCCTCGAGATAATTTCAGCAGTCAACAGCCTGAATTCTTCACTGGCATCTATCTCCATCCCCTCATAATTCTTCCATCTTCCAAGCATCAGCTCAACGCTTTCAATCATTGCTGGAATCATATGCTGTAAGAGCAAATAATTGTAACTCTTGGACCATCAAGAAGGTTGATACAGAAAAGCTAAATGTCAAGTCCTATATACTGAAGATTGCATGCTCTTACTCTTAAGCTTTCAGCATGAAAGGCTTGACTCGACAGCTGCCGCAATTTCAACCATTTTTCGCCATCAGATGTCAAAATCCCTTTTCCTAGTATCTTTTTCAAATATCTATCGGCATCTGATCTGCAGAAAGACTGTTCGTTGTCATACAGCAGTTCCTTTATAAGCTCTGGCTCTGATACAACCAATTCAGCTCTAGCACCAGGCCAGTGCAGAAAATTCTTTcctaatccaaaaaaaaaaaaaaaaacaccgcGCATGTAAAAGAAATTCGagtattttgaagaaaattccATCCAGAAAAACATATATTTCTATTCTTGAAAGATGGAAGTAAGAGAAGACGACATGTAGTACCATATATTTTAGTCCACAAGTAGATGTGTGGCTGGAGAGTTCGGAAGATGTCATGTGATAACTGCAACTTTCTGTTCATGAAATTCTGCCTCATCTCAGAGATTTCTATGGTATTGCCATGAAGGAATCTGGGAGGAGGGCCTTTGATGCCTTGTGAAAAAAATACATGCTGAATCCTCCTTGGCATCCACCATACTTTGTGAAGAAAATTAATCAGAGGTACCAGCAAGCAAAACAGAATACTTGCAACAAAAATTATCAAGGTTTCCCCCATGGAGGATCAGTTCTTCATGTTTTAGTTCCACCAGCCTTTTATTCATGCCAAAGTCAATAAACCCCTCCAATTGCTTATTCAACTAATCAATGCACTCAAAACTGATGTCATTCTCCTTGCCCCAGGCTTTTATACTAAGCGTCCGGCTGCCGTTGAATTTATCCGTTGTTGGGCCAAAGTCAATCGGTCTGACCTCTGCTTTCTTGATTGGCAAATTCTGGTGATGTATAATCTTGGTTGAATGGGTTAGCAGTCTAGTCAACAAGAGGTAATAACATATAGCCATTAGTCCTTTGTGGTGGGCTGATGATTCAAAGAAAGTGGAGTAAGATTATCCACATTAGTAATTACCCACAAGGACATGGCAGTTGACGTACGTTTAAACCATAAGCTGCTCTTTCGTTGTTTTTAGGTGGGCTGGTCATCTGATTTCACCAACCAGTTCCAAAGCATTAAAAAGGGGGGgaaaaaaacctttttttttttttttttctgttcccGTTGggcattggaaaaaaaaaaaaaacataaaaataagaagttagGAACTGCCATAATACTTTGATCTACCCCTCAATTGTGTTCACTTCcgtattaccatttcttaacTATTCTCCGACAAGAATATGCAATGCTCACCTTATCCCCTGCCCTTAGCGAGGAGTACAGAAGAACCAAAAGAATAAAAGGAAGAGAACCATTTTGGTCCCCTGCCCTTAGCGGATATTGTAATTGTCAGATTAAAGAGCAGACAATTTCTGTCTATCCCTTTAGTTTAACAGTAGTTTAAATGTCCATAATTTTAGGATTACTTGCATTTGACGGAAGTTTTGAATTAGGAGCTCTAATCAAGGATTTACAGAAAAATGGAAGAGAGACATTGGTAGAATTGCGATTGCAACTTATACAATTTGTATATTTGGATCCATTTTGTATCAAGAGTATCCATATGTTTATATCAATATATAGACTCTCACCGTTTATTTTCACGACATCACTTGGTACATGAATTAGAAAGGCCgcctttatatacatatattgacATAAAATTTTCTCATTGATCATGGACCAGCTACTACCATGACCAGCAGTCAGGTGGATGATCGACATAAAACTTTCACTTCTCCACAGCAGGAGGACTGGTTGTTGTCCATTGCGATCTTGCTGTCCATTGCGATCCACAGCAGGAGGACTGGAAGCATTGGCTTTTCCACCGATCAACAAATTCGCCAAGAGTGATAGATAATGGAGCCATTATTGTACATCTCTTTGAGATTACCTATCTATCTAGAACTGCAGAAACGTTATAAAGTTTGACGAAGACATTCACAGTAATGAATCAGCAGACGCATAAATGAATCAGCTTCATGTGACAAAGACAACAAATGAGAGTGAAAATTCAACCAGTAATTGATTCTAGAGGGATAATTAAAACTGACTACGACATGGCACAATGCTTCTACAATAATTTTTCCAACTAAGGACGACAAAGATTTGCTAAATATTCCAGTATATATGTTAAGTTCTTTTTGCCACAACAATAAGGACCAAGATATGATGGCTCTTAGTGCAACAATATGCTGTTTAGTTAAATCTTTAGTACCAGCCAAGAAAACGAATTTTTCTAGTTAGCCATGCAATTTTTGCTTTCTAGCTCACTCCGGATACAAAGGACTGCCTATGAAAATTCTGATGCAATTGTTTCATTGATCATTTATAGGAAATTACAGATATtgtacagaaaaaaaaaaaaaaaaaaaggcaatgcTGCTTGTCTCAATCTTGAACCCCGACAAGAAAGGAACTTCAATGTTCAGACCAAATTGACAGTCCCCGTTTTGTAAAGATTTCAGTGCATGAAGGAAGCAttacttgaccaccattttggGGACGAAGGCTCATAATTTGAGCTGGTGAGTGAACATAGGTAGGAGAAAGTGTGAAGGCAAAACGTTGCCAAATCACGGGAAGTGCGATCTTTGCTTCAGTGACTGCAAAATTTAGGCCAACACATGTTCTATGTCCCTAGCTGAAAGGGGCAAGATTGTTGTTTGTAGCTCTAGCAAGTAGCAACCCCTTGTGAGAATCTTTCCGGTTTGAAACAAGTGCATCTTCCCCTCATATAGTGGGATCATGATGAGCTGCTAAGAAGGCGACGTTCACATCCATATTAAAGGGAAAGATAAGATTCCCTAATCTGGCTCccttcttggccttcattcCAATCTTAAAGACTTGTTAATGATCATGCTCATCTGTAGCAGAAGTGCAAAACAGAGACAAAGAGAGGATTTCAGCTATTTAGTGCAGCACCTATATGGTTTGTTATGAACCTGCAGACAACTGATGCGTTTTAGTCTTTAAAGTCCCCCTGAATTTGGAGTTCATCTCCGATTAACTCGTTCACCTCCTCTCGCACTTTGTCTTGCCAGTTCTTATGCATTGCTAGAAGGAAAATGGTCCATGAAAGCAAAATTGTTGTTGTCCCTTATCCAGCACTGTAAAATGTTTTGCATTCATCAATTATTTCTTCTGCTAAGATTCTCTTATACTCGTGAACTTCAGCATCATGATGAGCCTCTAACAATAGCCCAAGAAAGTCGGAGACTTGGAGCTGtgctttttcttgcttttaccttttctcttttctccacAATTTGAATATGTAGTCTCGAATTCCTTTCTCAAGCTCATCTGATTCTTTATCATCCCTACTTTTCCAAATGGTGAATGATCAGATAGCAACTAAATACTATTCAGCATCGAGCCCAAGCAACAATTTTTGACGTTCAAGGCTTTTGTAAACAAGATTTATTGATCCCATTAAATAACTGTATCAACCATCGATTATTAGTACTACACTGATTGGTCCATGATCAAAGGAAAAACAGAATCAAGAGAACACATACCTGATGTCAGGGAACCTAATTTTTTCCATATTTCTGCAACATATAAATGTCAACTGCCTCGACATTTGGAATAGTTGCTGCCCTTCCTCATAGCTACTCCCAAATGCAGTCCCTGAGATGACTTCTGAAGTTAACATCCTGAACTCCTCACAAACTTCTGTTTCCTTGCCATCATTGCTTTTGTACTTTCTAAGCATCATCTCAGTTCTTTCAACCATTGCAGAGGAATCAGGATCTGTGGATAGcacaaattattttatattgaaGCAACtattcaaaatgaaaatttgtagAAATCTCCTTAAAATCCGAAATAGTAGTGATAGTCACTTGATCTACATCTGGTTGTGGCAGAGCTTACTTTCGAACTTTGGGCACGGAGAAAGTTCCAATGTTGTTAAACTCGGATCGGATAGCGACTCGACTAAATTATTGGGTTAGGGGTCAACTGCCTGGACCGTTTTCAAGAACCCATTGACATCAACATGATGTTATAATATTTTTGTAAGTTTCAGAAATATTAAAAATAAGTTCTTGGTTATATTTGATCGATCGTGAAAAATGttccaaaaatattagacttgcaatcaaatatacacctaataattatatataaaaatgtaaattcGCGGTTAAAATATATCCATTCTCCAAAACTACTTTacaaactaaattaaaacaaattaatgcaAGTTGGAGTCAGTGATGCTAAATTAATGAGATCATATGGATGAAAACATCTTGATTTAGAAATCATTTAAGAAACCGAGTAATTCTGATATTTACACTAAATGGGTGATGTTttcctattaataaatgaaagtgttacaatttaagtaattcaaattatatttggaaaaaagaagaaagaaaattttgagaactGGGTCAATCAGTCGAATCGGATAACTAATTTAGCCGGTTTTTGATGGTTTTGActgatttttgaccaaaactgTTTATAGTACAAACCAGTTCGGAAAGAAGGTCGGTTCACAGTCGGACTGGTCGAACCGGCTCGTCCGGTCCGGGTCTAACAACACTACCATcgcctgttttttttttttttttttgagatactTTTCAGATTCAAACCTCCAAAATGAAACATCCTTTTTGTTCAACATTTGTCTGATCTGTTATAACTAATTCTGCTTTATGACCTCGCCAACGAAGAAAGTTCCTTCCTATCAACAGAACTGCAAGAAGAAAGCTGAACAAAGGAATTTCTTAACAAATGCAGCACAATAAATGCCAGAGGCTGATTGCTCTTGCCATATACGTTGATCCAGGACTAGATGTGAGGCTCTGAAATCCTGGAAACATCTGGTGGGACAATTCCATTTTTTGGCTTATGGACCTCTCCCTTACCCGAGATATTTCTTTGGCATTTCCACGGATGAATTTGTAAGACGGGCCTCCAATGCCCTGTGACTGCATGAGATACTCTGTTTGCGAACAGGATTCCACCATAGTTTCTCAAGAAATTTGAcgaaagctaagaaaagaaagaaagaaagatataGCGGTTAGTATAGAATGAAGTAGAATTTCCATATTTAGCATATTGATCACCGGTGATAATCCTGTAATGCTTTACCACCAAATGTACCATAAACAGAATGAAGATTCACATATGTGTTACGTACTATCATCGGGGCAGAATAGAGAACTCTAGGTATCACCATGTTTTGATTATtcagggaaaaaaatgaaagaagatTTCTGTGTAATAAAAAGAATATGGAGGTTTAGGAAGTGCATTTCCTTTAAGTCGATTAAACCATTGGATTGGACAAGAAAAGCAATGAGCAGTAGTACTTCATATGAATTCTTTGATGGCACAGAGCAAGAAAGTAACAGCTAAAATATTCTTTTGACTGCAGGGTTCGTATAATTTTCACTTACATGCTAGGCATTAATGCCTAATTGTGAGAATACCCCAAAACAAAATGCTTGTAATGCTGCAAAACTCGAATGGGGTAGAAGCAAAGCAATGGACAACAAATAGCATTTGGTACAGTTTTGGGCCTCTCATTGGATTTGGAATTGGGCCTGAGGTCTTGGGGTCACCCTAACAACTACGGCTAAAATATCCAATTCGCTTTGTCTCGTTCAAAGTGTCATGCTTTCACTTTAATCTGTGCTAAATTTTTTATCAcgcttaacttttttttttaaatctattttAAGATTTTATAATGTCATCAAGGACACAATCATTTTAACCCCAAACTTGACACATGAGGAAAGGGCATATATGAAACAAAAGCAAGTTTCAAAGTGCGACAAAAATTATGGAATGGAGGGAGTAGGAGTTTTTATTTAGGACACTTACTATAAACGTGTAGGGTAATATTATTTGCACTTTcactatttcatttttattttgatgaAACCATATTATCCCCTCCCTAATTTCATCTCCTTGCTTATGAGTTAACTTTACTAGATTTTCTCTTACATTgtaaaatcaattaattattcCATTACACATTAAAATGGCTAATTTAAAATTGTCACTAATATGTAGTATTATGTATGTTTCTACAAAACTTCACGAAATTATATGATGTCAAAGATCAATCTAGCAATGTAATATGAACAGATTTCAAACTTCAagtctaaaataaataaataaatcacaaGCTTCAAAGATGACTAAAAATTGAGTATAACTGCAATGTCTCATAAATAGGACAGTAATACTTCAAAAAATCTACAAAGAATAGTTCATATAACCACCATGGAGGGAGTGAAACTTTCTGGTATATTTCAACAAAAGCATAACAGCTAGCATATAGTATCTAGATGATGCAATGCAACATCAATTGCGCTCATAAGAGATCtacaaaattgaaattgaaataagaatatcaaaaataaattaaaaaacaatTATGTAGATTTAGAAAAAGAgaagcaaaatttaaatttttttacctTTTGAATACGTACGACAATTGTGCCCAATTTCCTTGCATGTGAACACACGATAggataggaaaaaaaattagggtaGAAATAATATGGTCTCGTCAAGATGAAATAGGATAGTgtgagtgcaaataacattacCCAAACATGTAAAACATGCATGTTTAGTGTCACAAGCACTAGAACAATGGGAAAAcgttctctctctatctctctctctttttttttttttacctcaatTTGGGAATCCGTGATAAAAAAGCATAATAAAAGGccactttttagtaattattcaTACAGACTTATGTAATAATTTGAGCGACATGGAATACAAATAGTCAACTCTTATcgtttggcaaaaaaaaaaagagaaggaataCAAATATTCATTTACCATATTAATCTGGTCTTGGAGTCTACCTAATAAGATTATCACTACTCCTAACACTAAAACACTCGAGATCATTGATGCATTTATGTCTAGTAAATTGTCCTCTAATACATATAGGATACAACTAATGAACTAAGCAATTCAATAATATGTGTGATCATGAGGGCGACCAAATGTATATAAATTCTAAAACATATGTGAGGGCTGATGATGCATCAAGGTCTGGCATCTCGAACACCTGCAAGTCCTTTTCTACCAACAAAAGATTCCCCAAGTTGATTTATCTTGTTTGAAACAAATCCCTATCAGCTCAAGCCTTCCAGTATTTTAGTAGACTAATGTATCTTATCCATTCATGACAAAGGTCAATTTAGCATTAGATATCCGCATTATATAACTAGTGTATGATTTCATCTCCAAAGCTAGGAAATGTCTGGAGGACCCCCAGTCCAGTAAGCATTAATAGTGCCCCAACTGAAAGACAAAGCTGGCATGGACTTCTCTTGTAATCATAGAACACTGATTTCCAGCTCCGTCACAGTATAAAAAGCTCAAGAAAATTTATTTAGAGCTGATTATCAGTTCATAACTGAATCATGGGTATCAACGAGGTTATCATGTTCTGTCTCTTTAGTACTTTTCTAATCTACATCCTCTGGACTTTCTTTAGATTCCTTCATAAAGTATGGTGGATTCCTTGTCGAATTAAGAGGATCATGAGTTCACAGGGAATCAGTGGCCCTGCTTATAAGTTTCCCTATGGAAATACTAAAGAGATCACAAACATGAGAAATCAATCTATGAGCAAACCTATGGAGATATCTCATGATATCTTTCAAAGAATTCAGCCTCATGTTTACTTATGGACAAAAATCTATGGTCAGtataattttccaaaatttcaacacATAAAATGTATATTTGCTGATTTCTTGTTTCTGTGCTACAATAAGATCCGGTTGGCGAGCTTGTTTAAGTTCAATACTGATTTTTCTTCTAAAAGtagctccatttttctttctaGTTATGATGTTTATTCCTTTCTGGTTACAGGCAAGAACTATATCAGTTGGCATGGCTCACAAGCCCAACTATTTGTAACAGATACAGAGATGATCAAAGAAGTATTGACCAACAGAGAAGATGCTTACCCAAAAATGGATATGGAAGGCATTGCTAAGAAATTGTTAGGTGAGGCACTCATAACAAATGAGGGAGAAAAATGGGCAAAAGTACGCAAACTGGCTAACCACACATTCCATGCGGAGAGCTTAAAAGTAAGTCTTCTATTAATCACATCACAGAGTCAAGAGTATGAAAGTTTGTAGTCATCCTGTGAAAATGGGATTTGAATTTGGGACATGATATTGCTTGCATAATACCCTTAACAAGATTTGCTACTTATAAGAAAAGCTTTTGGTACAGAGAATGGTTCCAGAGATGAGTGCGAGTGTTGAGGTGATGCTGGAAAATTGGAAACACCACGAAGGGAAAGAGATTGATGCATTCAAAGAATTTGGATTACTGACCACTGAAGTAATTGCCAGGACAGCTTTTGGGAGTAGTTACAGGGAAGGGAAGCACATATTTGAGATGGTGGCAAAGTTGACAGCAATAGATGTCAGGAATGTTTACAAAATTAAATTTCCTGGTATCAGGTaaaacatgttttttttttaaaactaaattacTCATTTATTGAAGTATTTTGCATCCTGAACTCTATCAAACAGGATAATTAAGATGTAACTTAACTAGTTCTCCACTCATAGTTGTGGGGTAAATCCACAAGAATGTAAGAAGATTAGTAGTTCTGCTCATCTATCTCGCCACTCAAACATTTTTGCAGCATGTTAATGAAATCTAGTGATGAGATTGAAGCAGAGAAACTTGAACGAGGAATCAAAACCTCCATTCTAGAACTAgtcaagaaaagggaaaaaggaagaaaaggtgAAACTGAAGATAATGCGATCGACTACCTTggagaattaatgaaattgactCGTGACACTAACATAAACAAGAGGATCACACTGGAACAGATGATCGACGAGATTAAGGCATTGTTTGGTGCCGGACATCTTACAACCACCAACCTGCTTGGGTGGTGTGCTTTCGTCCTTTCAGTGCATGGTGATTGGCAAGAGAAAGCACGAAAAGAAGtctttgaaatatttggaaaTAAAAACCCAAGTTCTGATGGGATTGCAAGGCTAAAAACAGTAAGCACATCATCACCTGAATACAAACATACTGTATTCATCAGATTATTTTCTAGTCCTCAAACAATCCTTAATAATGACTGTTGATTCGATTCTAACCGAGTTCCTTCCTTTTGTGTACAGATGAACATGATCATTAACGAATGCCTCAGACTATATCCTCCAGTACTTACAATGACTAGAAAAGTTGGAAGGGAAGTTAGACTAGGAAACCTCAGACTTCCAACAAATATAAACATATACCTCCCAATTCTAGCACTGCACCACAACCCTGAAATCTGGGGCAAAGATGTTCACCTCTTCAAGCCAGAAAGATTTGCAGAAGGGGTGGCTAAAGCAACCAACAGCACCGCTGCAGCATTTTTCCCATTTGGTTTGGGTCCTCGAACTTGTGTGGGATTGAACTTCACCACCAATGAAGCAAAAATTGCATTGTCAATGATTCTGCAACGTTACAAGCTCACGTTGTCACCAAATTATGTCCACTTCCCTGCCGACATCTTTATTCTTACCCCAAAATACGGGGTTCAAGTGATCCTCCAGGCAATTAGTTAGTGGCTTGCAGCTTCAAGAAATAGATGTGGGGTGTTGATGTGTGATCTTATTGTAATTTTTACTCCTTATTATGATTGTACGTAGAAGAACCACAAGATTAGTACAAAGTcctcattatttattttttctgctTGGTCATGCCCATAAGAACCCAGCTAAGCTAATGGCTTAACAAGCTGCAACTGATCATATGCCCTCAGAGGTATCTATCTATATGCAATTGCACGCAAACTGCTACTTGCAAAGAGATTAGAGGACCCTATTCGTTTATGAAAAGCAGATTGATTTGCGAAGATGAGGCAAAGGGATTTGGAAAATAGCTCGAAATACAAGTTAAAACACAGTGAAGATGCAGAACTAGTACCGTCATAAACAATATATTTAAACAGTTAAGTGAGCTGTGTGTTTTTCAAGTTT
Encoded proteins:
- the LOC140016403 gene encoding cytochrome P450 CYP749A22-like isoform X1 translates to MGETLIIFVASILFCLLVPLINFLHKVWWMPRRIQHVFFSQGIKGPPPRFLHGNTIEISEMRQNFMNRKLQLSHDIFRTLQPHIYLWTKIYGKNFLHWPGARAELVVSEPELIKELLYDNEQSFCRSDADRYLKKILGKGILTSDGEKWLKLRQLSSQAFHAESLRHMIPAMIESVELMLGRWKNYEGMEIDASEEFRLLTAEIISRTAFGSSYLEGQDIFQMLRKLVVLSCKNSHKTKLPIISSVFKDRYDMEADKLEKRVRDSVLEMVKKRQTEISFGEDFLGLHLKAHYASDGNSRITVQEIIDQCKTFYSAGQTTTSVLLSWTILLLAIHTDWQEKAREEVFELFGQQPPNPEGISRMKTMSMIINESLRLYPPSVYIQRKAKKGAKLGKLILPTNTNVHVPILAIHHDPKLWGKDAHIFNPERFSSGVAAATKNNPAAFLPFSLGPRACVGANFATLEAKISLSMILQRYTFTLSPNYVHSPVQILSLRPQHGVQVVIRPR
- the LOC140016403 gene encoding cytochrome P450 CYP749A22-like isoform X2, producing MGETLIIFVASILFCLLVPLINFLHKVWWMPRRIQHVFFSQGIKGPPPRFLHGNTIEISEMRQNFMNRKLQLSHDIFRTLQPHIYLWTKIYGKNFLHWPGARAELVVSEPELIKELLYDNEQSFCRSDADRYLKKILGKGILTSDGEKWLKLRQLSSQAFHAESLRHMIPAMIESVELMLGRWKNYEGMEIDASEEFRLLTAEIISRTAFGSSYLEGQDIFQMLRKLVVLSCKNSHKTKLPIISVFKDRYDMEADKLEKRVRDSVLEMVKKRQTEISFGEDFLGLHLKAHYASDGNSRITVQEIIDQCKTFYSAGQTTTSVLLSWTILLLAIHTDWQEKAREEVFELFGQQPPNPEGISRMKTMSMIINESLRLYPPSVYIQRKAKKGAKLGKLILPTNTNVHVPILAIHHDPKLWGKDAHIFNPERFSSGVAAATKNNPAAFLPFSLGPRACVGANFATLEAKISLSMILQRYTFTLSPNYVHSPVQILSLRPQHGVQVVIRPR
- the LOC140016652 gene encoding cytochrome P450 CYP749A22-like isoform X2, with the translated sequence MGINEVIMFCLFSTFLIYILWTFFRFLHKVWWIPCRIKRIMSSQGISGPAYKFPYGNTKEITNMRNQSMSKPMEISHDIFQRIQPHVYLWTKIYDTEMIKEVLTNREDAYPKMDMEGIAKKLLGEALITNEGEKWAKVRKLANHTFHAESLKRMVPEMSASVEVMLENWKHHEGKEIDAFKEFGLLTTEVIARTAFGSSYREGKHIFEMVAKLTAIDVRNVYKIKFPGISMLMKSSDEIEAEKLERGIKTSILELVKKREKGRKGETEDNAIDYLGELMKLTRDTNINKRITLEQMIDEIKALFGAGHLTTTNLLGWCAFVLSVHGDWQEKARKEVFEIFGNKNPSSDGIARLKTMNMIINECLRLYPPVLTMTRKVGREVRLGNLRLPTNINIYLPILALHHNPEIWGKDVHLFKPERFAEGVAKATNSTAAAFFPFGLGPRTCVGLNFTTNEAKIALSMILQRYKLTLSPNYVHFPADIFILTPKYGVQVILQAIS
- the LOC140016652 gene encoding cytochrome P450 CYP749A22-like isoform X1 codes for the protein MGINEVIMFCLFSTFLIYILWTFFRFLHKVWWIPCRIKRIMSSQGISGPAYKFPYGNTKEITNMRNQSMSKPMEISHDIFQRIQPHVYLWTKIYGKNYISWHGSQAQLFVTDTEMIKEVLTNREDAYPKMDMEGIAKKLLGEALITNEGEKWAKVRKLANHTFHAESLKRMVPEMSASVEVMLENWKHHEGKEIDAFKEFGLLTTEVIARTAFGSSYREGKHIFEMVAKLTAIDVRNVYKIKFPGISMLMKSSDEIEAEKLERGIKTSILELVKKREKGRKGETEDNAIDYLGELMKLTRDTNINKRITLEQMIDEIKALFGAGHLTTTNLLGWCAFVLSVHGDWQEKARKEVFEIFGNKNPSSDGIARLKTMNMIINECLRLYPPVLTMTRKVGREVRLGNLRLPTNINIYLPILALHHNPEIWGKDVHLFKPERFAEGVAKATNSTAAAFFPFGLGPRTCVGLNFTTNEAKIALSMILQRYKLTLSPNYVHFPADIFILTPKYGVQVILQAIS